In a single window of the Methanobrevibacter oralis genome:
- a CDS encoding glycosyltransferase family 2 protein produces MVKVSVVVPVYNVEKYLEECLDSIVNQTLEDIEIICVNDGSTDNSLDILNRYAKHDKRITIISQENKGHAVATNKGIELTSGEYLYLMDSDDIIELNTLKETYEYAKEKDADFVIFQSINFDQSSGKYYKSDFYSMDIVADIIGDSVVNYKDLGIFIFRISVTPWSKLYNNNFIKSIGAKFPEGLIFDDNIFFWDVLFNSNRIAFYKKYFFTRRWHDHSSTTNGNKHFMDSITISNLILDKFKYYGAFDKYKEILYNRKVDLTYLRFSNIKPEFKKEFFDKLQEDYNLVVSEGLYEDYLNVLNQRNKLIFRTCLIAKDYEEFILRISNFDNLNSLNNLKKEIKKMENEVLVLKQENSKLNNEITTFKKSNSWRLTSPLRKIRKFFKN; encoded by the coding sequence TTGGTTAAAGTTTCAGTTGTAGTTCCAGTATACAATGTTGAAAAATATTTAGAAGAATGTTTAGATAGTATTGTTAATCAAACTTTAGAAGATATTGAAATTATCTGTGTTAATGATGGATCTACAGATAATTCTTTAGATATTCTTAATCGTTATGCTAAACATGATAAAAGGATAACTATCATATCTCAAGAAAATAAAGGTCATGCTGTAGCCACTAATAAAGGTATTGAGCTTACAAGTGGTGAATACTTATACCTAATGGATTCTGATGATATCATAGAGTTAAATACTCTTAAAGAAACTTATGAATATGCTAAAGAAAAAGATGCAGATTTTGTTATTTTTCAGTCAATTAATTTCGATCAAAGTTCTGGTAAATATTATAAATCTGATTTTTATAGCATGGATATTGTTGCAGATATTATAGGAGATTCTGTTGTAAATTATAAAGATTTAGGAATTTTTATTTTTAGAATTTCAGTAACTCCTTGGAGTAAATTATATAATAATAATTTTATTAAAAGCATTGGAGCTAAATTTCCTGAAGGACTTATTTTTGATGATAATATTTTTTTTTGGGATGTTCTTTTTAATTCAAATAGAATAGCTTTTTATAAAAAGTACTTTTTCACACGTAGATGGCATGATCATTCATCAACAACAAATGGCAACAAACATTTTATGGATTCTATAACAATAAGCAATTTAATATTAGATAAATTTAAATATTATGGTGCTTTTGATAAATATAAAGAAATATTATATAATCGTAAGGTTGATCTAACTTATCTTCGTTTTTCAAATATTAAGCCAGAATTTAAAAAAGAATTTTTTGATAAATTACAAGAAGATTATAATCTTGTTGTTTCTGAGGGGCTTTATGAGGATTATTTAAATGTTTTAAACCAAAGAAATAAATTAATTTTTCGAACATGTTTGATTGCAAAAGATTATGAAGAATTTATTTTAAGAATTTCTAATTTTGATAATTTAAATTCATTAAATAATTTAAAAAAAGAAATTAAAAAAATGGAAAATGAAGTTCTTGTTCTTAAACAAGAAAATAGTAAATTAAATAATGAAATTACAACATTTAAAAAATCCAATAGTTGGAGATTAACATCCCCTCTTAGAAAAATAAGAAAATTTTTTAAAAATTAG
- a CDS encoding nucleotide sugar dehydrogenase yields the protein MDICVIGQGYIGLPTAALFAKNRCNVVGVDVKKEMINNLNKGIVHIEEDGISEIISNAINEKKYIAKLKPSEADVFIITVPTPYKIENLSCDLSFVIDACNSILEFVKKGNVIIIESTMTPGSMEKIIKPIFQEKGFEIGKDLFLAHCPERVLPGKIMHELVNNNRIIGGITKNCADKAAKVYSIFVKGQIMKTEAKTAELSKCMENTFRDINIAIANELTKICAEIDINVLEVIKLANQHPRVNILNPGPGVGGHCLAIDPYFIYSKTPETAKIIKLARDTNKSMPDFIVKYANKIVKHYSNSEKIKIAIFGISYKGNTSDTRESPSFEIISKLKEYKYDLEIYDPHIEKKEYTNIKNTLANASLCLILTDHDEFENLDFNLLIKNMKTPIIFDTKNIIKNVPDKIKLYNLGNISKI from the coding sequence TTGGATATATGTGTCATTGGTCAAGGATATATTGGATTACCTACAGCTGCATTGTTCGCGAAAAATAGATGTAATGTTGTAGGAGTTGATGTTAAAAAAGAAATGATTAATAATTTGAATAAAGGAATTGTTCACATTGAAGAGGATGGAATATCTGAAATTATTTCTAATGCTATTAACGAAAAAAAATATATTGCAAAATTAAAACCCTCAGAAGCTGATGTTTTTATCATAACAGTGCCTACACCATATAAAATTGAAAATTTAAGTTGTGATTTAAGTTTTGTTATTGATGCTTGCAATTCCATTTTAGAATTTGTTAAAAAAGGGAATGTAATTATTATTGAATCAACAATGACTCCAGGGTCTATGGAAAAAATTATTAAACCTATTTTTCAAGAAAAAGGTTTTGAAATTGGAAAAGATTTATTCCTTGCACACTGCCCAGAAAGAGTATTGCCGGGAAAAATAATGCATGAACTTGTTAATAACAATAGAATTATTGGAGGTATAACAAAAAATTGTGCTGACAAAGCAGCTAAAGTTTATAGTATTTTTGTTAAAGGTCAAATAATGAAAACAGAAGCAAAAACTGCAGAATTATCAAAATGTATGGAAAATACTTTCCGAGATATTAATATTGCCATTGCTAACGAACTTACAAAAATATGTGCTGAAATTGATATTAATGTACTTGAGGTTATTAAACTTGCAAACCAACATCCTCGTGTGAATATTTTAAATCCAGGACCTGGTGTAGGAGGGCATTGTCTCGCAATTGATCCCTATTTTATTTATTCAAAAACACCTGAAACAGCTAAAATAATCAAATTAGCAAGAGATACAAATAAAAGTATGCCTGATTTTATAGTTAAATATGCCAATAAAATTGTTAAACATTATAGTAATTCTGAAAAGATTAAAATCGCAATTTTTGGAATTTCATATAAAGGAAACACTTCTGATACTCGAGAAAGTCCATCATTTGAAATCATATCTAAACTTAAAGAATATAAATATGACCTCGAAATATATGATCCGCATATTGAAAAAAAGGAATACACAAATATAAAGAATACACTGGCTAATGCATCATTATGTTTAATTTTAACTGATCATGACGAGTTTGAAAATTTAGATTTTAATTTATTAATTAAAAATATGAAAACACCCATTATATTTGATACTAAAAATATTATAAAAAATGTACCTGACAAGATTAAATTATATAATTTAGGAAATATTTCAAAAATTTAA
- a CDS encoding class I SAM-dependent methyltransferase: MHESSYLSMEKFKNQYLDKSTNLKILDVGSYDSNNPPYNYGLLFKEKNWKYWGMDIKKGSNVDIVVKDIYNWVEIENESYDIVISGQAFEHMDYFWKAAEEMTRILKPNGYLCIIVPSAGPVHRNPVDCYRFKEDGMKAIAKYVKLNMLEVYMNHDNQWHDCVLVARKDEKNLEDRINNLENKIDLILKKLE; encoded by the coding sequence ATGCACGAAAGTTCATATTTATCAATGGAAAAATTTAAAAATCAATACCTCGATAAATCAACCAATTTAAAAATTTTAGATGTTGGTTCTTACGACTCCAATAATCCCCCATACAATTATGGATTGCTTTTTAAAGAAAAAAATTGGAAATATTGGGGCATGGATATTAAAAAAGGATCAAATGTAGATATCGTTGTTAAAGATATTTATAACTGGGTAGAGATAGAAAATGAATCCTATGATATTGTAATCTCTGGACAAGCTTTTGAACACATGGATTACTTTTGGAAGGCTGCAGAAGAAATGACCAGAATACTTAAACCTAATGGTTACCTCTGCATTATTGTTCCAAGTGCGGGTCCCGTTCATAGAAATCCAGTAGATTGTTATAGATTTAAAGAAGATGGAATGAAAGCTATTGCCAAATATGTTAAACTAAACATGTTAGAAGTATACATGAATCATGATAATCAATGGCATGACTGTGTTTTAGTAGCTAGAAAAGATGAAAAAAATCTTGAAGATAGAATAAATAATCTAGAAAATAAGATAGACTTGATTTTAAAAAAATTAGAATAA
- a CDS encoding methyltransferase domain-containing protein, with translation MHKTTHNKMKWFKDTYLNKNESLEILDVGSLDTSGKNFNYKSIFNENNWNYTGLDFQNGKNVDILVDDIYNWFEIEDNSYDVIISGQLFEHLEYFWLAMGEIERVLKPGGYCCIIAPSGGNKHGAADTDCYRFNEDGMKAIANYVDFEVLHISTNKDKEAHPWCDTCLVAKKEGINANTEEIEQRINNLEDKLDLILNKLNK, from the coding sequence ATGCATAAAACAACCCACAATAAAATGAAATGGTTTAAAGACACATACTTAAATAAAAACGAATCCCTAGAAATTTTAGATGTTGGATCACTTGATACAAGTGGTAAAAACTTTAATTACAAATCAATTTTTAATGAAAATAATTGGAATTATACTGGACTTGACTTCCAAAACGGAAAAAATGTAGACATTTTAGTTGATGATATTTACAACTGGTTTGAAATTGAAGATAACTCATATGATGTTATAATTTCAGGACAATTATTTGAACATTTAGAATACTTCTGGTTAGCAATGGGCGAAATAGAGAGAGTTTTAAAACCGGGAGGATATTGTTGCATTATTGCTCCAAGTGGTGGGAACAAACATGGTGCTGCAGATACTGACTGTTACAGGTTTAATGAAGATGGAATGAAAGCTATTGCAAATTATGTCGATTTTGAAGTTCTTCACATTTCAACTAATAAAGATAAAGAAGCACATCCTTGGTGTGATACTTGTTTAGTTGCTAAAAAAGAAGGTATTAATGCCAATACCGAAGAAATAGAACAAAGGATTAATAATTTAGAAGACAAATTAGATTTGATTCTAAATAAATTGAATAAATGA
- a CDS encoding acyltransferase yields MNITNKNQLLELKNNKFIGKPPELINSSINFTGENNILVCEENVVLKNSRIDFNLNNSILYLSSNSYEYLMNISLHNNNVCFIGKNNYFNGLTTIVLSEEKNLTVGSDCLLSYNVIFRVADPHLIYDTKTKKRLNYTKSIHIGDHVWIGQNAKIFKGCDIGSGSIIGAGSILTNKKIPSNTAYAGNPAKLIKKNVFWQGYSVHGWDSKKTVSMAKYSIDEFNYAKNEETLNFELIEDSLNACDSPEDVLKYIENNLIGDSKNRFFINENKTSVSPEEKLEQNKKYMENLENKLSKNMEEIVEIKAELKEIKQIITTLKTSNEKIKEENKYLKQSNIRLSKQLKNLEKNKIERMKNFFIK; encoded by the coding sequence ATGAATATAACAAACAAAAACCAACTTTTAGAATTAAAAAATAATAAATTCATTGGAAAACCTCCTGAACTAATAAATAGTTCTATTAATTTTACTGGTGAAAATAACATTCTAGTATGTGAGGAAAATGTTGTTCTAAAAAACTCTAGAATTGATTTTAATCTAAATAATTCCATTTTATACTTATCAAGTAATTCTTACGAATACTTAATGAATATTTCACTTCACAACAATAATGTTTGTTTTATTGGAAAAAACAATTATTTTAATGGATTGACAACTATTGTACTTTCTGAAGAAAAAAATCTAACTGTCGGTTCAGATTGCTTGCTTTCATATAATGTAATATTTAGAGTTGCAGATCCCCATTTAATTTATGATACTAAAACAAAAAAAAGATTAAACTATACTAAAAGCATACACATTGGAGACCATGTCTGGATTGGTCAAAATGCTAAGATTTTTAAAGGATGTGACATTGGGTCGGGCTCAATAATTGGTGCAGGTTCTATCTTAACTAATAAAAAAATACCTTCAAACACTGCATATGCAGGAAATCCTGCAAAATTAATAAAAAAGAACGTGTTTTGGCAGGGATATTCTGTTCATGGATGGGACAGTAAAAAAACTGTGTCAATGGCAAAATACTCTATTGATGAATTTAATTATGCAAAAAATGAAGAAACTCTGAATTTTGAATTAATAGAAGATAGTCTGAATGCTTGTGATTCTCCTGAAGATGTATTAAAATACATTGAAAATAATTTAATAGGTGATTCTAAAAATAGATTCTTCATTAATGAAAATAAAACCTCAGTTAGTCCTGAAGAGAAACTTGAACAAAATAAAAAGTATATGGAGAATTTAGAAAATAAATTAAGTAAAAATATGGAAGAAATAGTTGAAATTAAAGCTGAGTTAAAAGAAATAAAACAAATCATAACCACATTAAAAACAAGCAATGAAAAAATTAAAGAAGAAAATAAATACTTAAAACAAAGCAATATCAGATTAAGTAAACAATTAAAAAATCTTGAAAAAAATAAAATAGAAAGAATGAAAAACTTTTTTATAAAATAA
- a CDS encoding glycosyltransferase family 2 protein, translating into MVKVSIIIPVYNPGKLFEKCIDSALNQTLKDIEVICINDGSIDGSIDILNENTDFRLKIFNQKNQGAGKARNKGIDEASGEFIIFLDADDWIENDMCEKLYSHAKRLNCDLVLFDTIWYFKNNKKNHVQYFNENIVEKDFIFNHDFVKDKIVNPNLGVIWSKFYKTSLIKENKIRFSTYKIYNDVVFHFKSMLKAERISYYSETFYHYTKTNQASLQNSFRWGKYESLWFYVMLEIRDFLEENNLIEDFKDEFVNYSMKSFKNKLDWTQKDYQEEYFSKIKFFYETMNLKNNDLNKLPFDYYTFYIHVINCNDYEEFKQMQDVFDGKKMVKT; encoded by the coding sequence ATGGTAAAAGTATCTATTATAATTCCTGTTTACAATCCAGGGAAATTATTTGAAAAATGCATAGATTCTGCATTAAATCAAACATTGAAAGATATTGAAGTGATTTGCATTAATGATGGTTCTATTGATGGTTCAATAGATATTTTAAATGAAAATACAGATTTCAGATTGAAAATATTTAATCAAAAAAATCAAGGTGCTGGAAAAGCTAGAAACAAAGGCATTGATGAAGCAAGTGGAGAATTTATAATTTTTTTAGATGCTGATGATTGGATTGAAAATGATATGTGTGAAAAATTATATTCTCATGCCAAGAGATTAAATTGTGACTTAGTTCTTTTTGATACAATATGGTACTTTAAGAATAATAAAAAAAATCATGTCCAATATTTTAATGAAAATATAGTGGAAAAGGATTTCATATTTAATCATGATTTCGTTAAAGATAAAATAGTAAATCCCAATTTAGGAGTAATCTGGTCTAAATTTTATAAAACATCCCTTATTAAAGAAAATAAAATCAGATTTTCAACTTACAAAATATATAATGATGTCGTGTTTCATTTTAAAAGCATGCTTAAAGCTGAAAGAATTTCATATTACTCTGAAACTTTTTACCACTACACAAAAACTAATCAAGCATCCCTTCAAAATTCATTTAGATGGGGCAAATATGAATCCCTTTGGTTTTATGTAATGCTTGAAATAAGAGATTTTTTAGAAGAAAATAATTTAATAGAAGATTTTAAAGATGAATTTGTTAATTATTCAATGAAAAGCTTTAAAAATAAATTAGACTGGACTCAAAAAGATTATCAGGAAGAGTATTTTTCTAAAATTAAATTTTTTTATGAAACAATGAATTTAAAAAATAATGATTTAAACAAATTACCTTTTGATTATTATACATTTTATATTCATGTGATAAATTGCAATGATTATGAAGAATTTAAACAAATGCAAGATGTATTTGATGGAAAGAAAATGGTGAAAACATGA